DNA from Halogeometricum sp. S1BR25-6:
GTGGCGAACGAACTGCTCGGGGAGGTGGTCGAGAACCTCCTCGTCAACGCCGTCCAGCACAACGACAAACCGATTCCGCGGGTGACCGTCGACGTCGACGTTGAGGAGGAGACGGTTGCGCTCGTGGTCGCGGACAACGGCCCCGGCGTCGACCCCGACCTCGAATCGCGCATCTTCGACAAGGGGACGAAGGGGTTCGAGAGTCCGGGCACCGGGTTCGGCCTCCACCTCGTCCGGGAAATCGTCGAGGCGTACGGCGGCGACGTCTCCGTGGAGAACCGACCCGAGGAGGGTGCGGTGTTCCGGGTGGTGCTCCCGCGGGCGTGGGAGGACCCAGAGGACACCGACGGAGAAGCCGATACCGACGCGGACGCCGACTCCGGTTCGGAATCCGAATCCGACTCAGAGTCCGAGGCGGGTAGTTAAGTCCCCGCCCGCGGAACCGACCCGGTATGGGAGACACTGACGCGCCCCCGTGGCGGGCCGCCCTCGGGACGGTCGCCGGTTACGGCGGGATACTCTTGCTCATGTTCGTCGTCCTGTTTCTCGTGCCGTACATCGTCGTCAGCGTGCTCTGAACGCCCGGCAGGGATGAAACGAAAATAGAACGCTCGTTCGAAGGGACCCGCAATCGGAATCGGAATCGACTACGCGAACGCGCGGGAGGCGTCGGCGTCGTCCTCGGCCTCGGCCTGAATCTTCTCCCACGCGGAGACGAAGTCGTTCATGTATATCTCCGTGCGGTCGTCGCGGATGGCGAACATCCCGGCCTCGGTGCAGATGGCTTTCACGTCGGCGCCGGAGGCGTCGTCTGCCATCTCGGCGAGTTGCGCGAAGTCGACGTCGTCGTCGACGTTCATGTTGCGCGTGTGGATTTGGAAGATGATCTCGCGACCCTCCGCGTTCGGCTTGGGCACCTCGATGAGGCGGTCGAAGCGACCCGGCCGGAGGATGGCGGGGTCGAGCATGTCGAAGCGGTTCGTCGCCGCGATGATGCGGATGTCGCCGCGTTCGTCGAAGCCGTCCATCTCCGAGAGGAGTTGCATCATCGTGCGCTGGACCTCGGCGTCGCCGGACGTCTTCGAGTCCGTGCGTTTCGAGGCGATGGCGTCTATCTCGTCGATGAAGAGCACGGCGGGTTCGTTCTCGCGGGCGACCTCGAAGAGGTCGCGGACGAGTTTCGCCCCCTCGCCGATGAACTTGTGGACGAGTTCGGAGCCGGCCATCTTGATGAACGTCGCGTCGGTTTGGTTGGCGACGGCCTTCGCCAGCATCGTCTTCCCGGTGCCCGGCGGGCCGTAGAGGAGAACGCCCGACGGGGGCTGGATGCCGACCTTCTCGAACATCTCGGGGGATTTGAGCGGCATCTCGACGGTTTCGCGGACCTCGTTCATCTGCTCTTCGAGGCCGCCGATGTCGGCGTACGTCACGTCGGGGCTGTGTTCGACCTGCATGACCCGAGCGCGCACGTCGGTCTCGTTGTCGAGTCGCTTGACGATAGAGAGGGAGTTGTTGACGGCGACGCGGGAGTCGGGTTCCAACTCCTCGCGCAGTTCGTCGGTGACTTCGGTGAGGGCCTCTTGGTTGTTGCCGTGCTGTTTGATGATGACGCCCTCGTCCGTAATCTCTTGGACGGTGGCGACGAACAGCGGCGACTGTTTGAGCTTCTTGTTCTCGTGCGTGAGTCGTTCCAACTTCTGCTGGTACTTGTTGTTCTCGGCGTTCGCGTCCAGCAGCTTGTCCCGCATCTCTTCGTTCTGGGACTCGAGGACGTCGAGGCGCTCTTGGAGCGCCTGAATTTTCTCCTGCTGCGACGCCGCGTCCTCCTCGTAGGGAAGGTCGACGTCGTCCACAGTGTCGGTCATCGTCTGCTGTAGGGTAGCGTTTCATAAGAGGCTTCGGGTAGCCGGCCTTTCTGACCATCTCGCGGCCGATATCGTTTCCTGTCGTCGTCCGTCGGTCCGGCCGCGCCCGGCCGCGCCCGGCCGCGGTCCGAGACGTCTGATTCGCTCAGGTAATAATTCGATACAGCAAATATTATCACCCTACATTCCCCAGCTATGAGTACGAATGAGCACCACCGAGGTAGTCGGAACGGACGAGGGGTCGAGCGACCGCTGGGAACCGATTCGCGAGATGCCGCCGAGCGCGAAACTCGTGGCGAAAGTGCTGGACTACGACGACACGCTGACGCAGAGCCAACTCGCCGAGGAGACGCTGCTGCCGCCGCGGACGGTCCGCTACGCTCTCTCGCGCCTGGAGGACGCGGGCGTCGTCGACTCGCGGTTCTCCTTCTCCGACGCCCGCAAGCGGCTCTACACGCTGAACATTTAAATCCGAACGCGGGACCAGTCCCGCCGTGACTCCCGCCCCGTCGCCCGGTTCGACCGCCGGGCATCCGTCCGGTCTCCGCGGCGCCCCGCGTCCGCCGAACGACCCCGCTCCGAGGTCGGACCGACCGGAGACGTCGGCGCCTTCTCCCGACGCCGTCCGCACCGCGCTCAGAGCGCTGGCGACCGGCGCTCCGTCGTCGCCGCGGCCGGCGTTCCGAGAGACGGTCGCCGAGGCCGAGGCGGCGACGGCGTCGGCCCTCGACGCCGCGGCGTTCCTCCGCGCGGGTCGTCTCCCCGAACTTGCCCGGGCCGTCGCCGACGCCGAGGCGGCCGCCCGGCGCGACGAGTTCGAAGGGGAGGCGCAGACGGCCGCGGCGGCGGGTAGACGGGCGCTTTCGACCCTCCGGCGACTCGATTCGGCCGTCGGACGAGCGTTCGGGTCCGACGGCGAGGACACCGGCGACCACTTCCGCTCCGGTCACGACATCGTTTTACCCCGGACCGACCAATCCGCGGACAGATGACACGGGTGATACACACCGGGGACACCCACGTGGGGTACCAGCA
Protein-coding regions in this window:
- a CDS encoding winged helix-turn-helix domain-containing protein, whose amino-acid sequence is MSTTEVVGTDEGSSDRWEPIREMPPSAKLVAKVLDYDDTLTQSQLAEETLLPPRTVRYALSRLEDAGVVDSRFSFSDARKRLYTLNI
- the pan1 gene encoding proteasome-activating nucleotidase Pan1 — translated: MTDTVDDVDLPYEEDAASQQEKIQALQERLDVLESQNEEMRDKLLDANAENNKYQQKLERLTHENKKLKQSPLFVATVQEITDEGVIIKQHGNNQEALTEVTDELREELEPDSRVAVNNSLSIVKRLDNETDVRARVMQVEHSPDVTYADIGGLEEQMNEVRETVEMPLKSPEMFEKVGIQPPSGVLLYGPPGTGKTMLAKAVANQTDATFIKMAGSELVHKFIGEGAKLVRDLFEVARENEPAVLFIDEIDAIASKRTDSKTSGDAEVQRTMMQLLSEMDGFDERGDIRIIAATNRFDMLDPAILRPGRFDRLIEVPKPNAEGREIIFQIHTRNMNVDDDVDFAQLAEMADDASGADVKAICTEAGMFAIRDDRTEIYMNDFVSAWEKIQAEAEDDADASRAFA